The nucleotide sequence CTCGTCGTGGTCGAAAAACGCACGCTAGACTTCATGGTCCGCCTCCTCGCCAGGCGGGTGCCGGTCCCGGCGTTTGAGGTGCAGGGCGAGATAGATCACCAGCAGGACCGCGGCCAGGGCGAACCACTGTATCGCGTAGCTGATATGACGTTGCGGATTGGCTGGCGGGTCCACCCAATTTCGCTCATACCCGGCCTCCGCGGGACTCTCCAGCCGCACCGTCATCGGCAGGACCGGGTAACCGAGCAACGCCGATATCCTGTCGAAATCCAGATACTGGATCAGTGTGGGCCAGTCTCCCCCGCCGCTGTCCATTTCCCCGATCCGAAAACCCTTTCCGTAGGGGACATACACTGCTCCGATCAGGGATACGGGTTCCGGGGGGACCGAAACGTCCGGCAGCCGGTTGCGGGACGCCCCCCAGGGCAGCCAGCCGCGATCGACCAGAACGACCTCGTCTCT is from Gammaproteobacteria bacterium and encodes:
- a CDS encoding SURF1 family protein codes for the protein MRFGEYELSLPLLPALVVLLLIGLLLSLGAWQLERADEKRAISREMHERQESAPSRLPLEVTDPESLRYRRVKLAGRLEESRQFLLDNQMNRGAVGVNVLTPLKLAGRDEVVLVDRGWLPWGASRNRLPDVSVPPEPVSLIGAVYVPYGKGFRIGEMDSGGGDWPTLIQYLDFDRISALLGYPVLPMTVRLESPAEAGYERNWVDPPANPQRHISYAIQWFALAAVLLVIYLALHLKRRDRHPPGEEADHEV